Proteins encoded together in one Cicer arietinum cultivar CDC Frontier isolate Library 1 chromosome 4, Cicar.CDCFrontier_v2.0, whole genome shotgun sequence window:
- the LOC101491585 gene encoding uncharacterized protein, with translation MNRPTKHLSFLLTISLILIISHAISPTLGTNLYEIVCNDAGKDNDRCLKLLESNPQIISAKDYPTLCKLILQMAIQKGIEGQNELKKLIEKYPSSKAIKDCATVDYNELVNSFSSSLREIVEDPDSANYDAKVAGDGPQTCESDLVDEKIVNDPSISTLNNEMYFLSTIAFLATSHLNE, from the coding sequence atgaatcgtCCCACAAAACACTTATCCTTCTTGCTCACAATTTCCTTGATCTTGATAATTTCCCATGCCATATCACCAACATTAGGGACCAATTTGTATGAAATTGTATGCAATGATGCTGGAAAAGACAATGATCGTTGCTTGAAACTTTTAGAATCCAACCCTCAAATAATTTCTGCAAAAGACTATCCTACCCTTTGCAAATTAATCTTACAAATGGCAATACAAAAGGGTATAGAGGGCCAAAATGAACttaaaaaattgatagaaaAATACCCTTCTTCTAAAGCCATCAAAGATTGTGCAACCGTTGATTACAATGAGTTGGTTAATTCATTTTCAAGTTCTTTACGTGAAATTGTTGAGGATCCAGATTCTGCAAACTATGATGCTAAAGTTGCTGGGGATGGACCTCAAACATGTGAAAgtgatttggttgatgaaaAAATAGTTAATGATCCTTCTATTTCTACATTGAATAATGAGATGTATTTTCTTAGTACCATTGCATTTCTTGCCACAAGTCATCTTAACGAATAA